From a single Sebaldella sp. S0638 genomic region:
- a CDS encoding CoA pyrophosphatase, with protein MKNINLSRIRNYMNFRHGFYGEKSFRKAAVMALIIEVDQKPHFVFQERNQNIRQGGEVSFPGGGFEKELDFTLLDTAVRETVEEMGIKKESIEIWGQLDTLITQFDVIVEPFVGFSKTKFENFTPNKEEVSKIFSVPVEFFLDTKPEWYDIVLKSSPIVIDPKTNEQKLIFPAKDLGLPEMYHNEWTTNVRKIPLYKTGDGVIWGFTAQVIINFIEKIIKF; from the coding sequence ATGAAGAATATAAATTTGTCCAGAATAAGAAATTATATGAATTTCAGACATGGATTTTACGGTGAAAAGTCTTTTAGAAAAGCTGCTGTAATGGCTCTTATTATAGAAGTCGACCAAAAGCCCCACTTTGTGTTTCAGGAAAGAAACCAAAATATTCGTCAGGGCGGTGAAGTTTCTTTTCCAGGCGGCGGTTTTGAAAAAGAACTGGATTTCACACTGCTTGATACTGCTGTAAGGGAAACAGTGGAAGAAATGGGAATAAAAAAAGAAAGTATCGAAATATGGGGACAGCTTGATACGCTTATTACACAATTTGACGTGATTGTAGAACCCTTTGTGGGGTTTTCAAAAACAAAATTTGAGAATTTTACTCCGAACAAAGAAGAAGTTTCTAAGATATTCTCTGTTCCTGTTGAATTTTTTCTGGATACTAAGCCTGAATGGTATGATATTGTGCTGAAATCTTCCCCTATTGTTATTGATCCCAAGACAAATGAGCAAAAGCTTATATTTCCTGCAAAAGACCTTGGTCTTCCGGAAATGTACCATAATGAATGGACTACCAATGTAAGAAAAATCCCTCTTTATAAAACAGGAGACGGAGTTATATGGGGATTTACCGCTCAGGTAATCATTAACTTTATTGAGAAAATTATAAAATTTTAA
- a CDS encoding methylglyoxal synthase, whose protein sequence is MKKVALIAHDKKKDNLLEFVKKNIEIFSRFPLVGTGTTGKLITEVLGLEVKRYKSGPLGGDQQIGALIAEDEIEFVMFFRDPLTSQPHEPDVQALIRLCDVHNVAIATNTSTAELIIRNF, encoded by the coding sequence ATGAAAAAAGTCGCACTTATTGCACATGACAAAAAGAAAGACAATCTTTTGGAATTTGTTAAGAAAAATATCGAAATTTTCAGCAGATTCCCTCTTGTAGGGACTGGTACTACTGGAAAACTAATAACTGAAGTTCTAGGCCTGGAAGTAAAACGCTATAAAAGCGGTCCGCTTGGCGGGGATCAGCAGATTGGTGCACTTATTGCAGAAGATGAAATAGAATTCGTAATGTTTTTCAGAGATCCGCTTACGAGCCAGCCGCATGAACCTGATGTTCAGGCATTAATAAGACTCTGTGATGTACATAATGTGGCAATTGCTACTAATACTTCCACAGCTGAGCTTATTATCAGAAATTTTTAA
- a CDS encoding TIGR01212 family radical SAM protein (This family includes YhcC from E. coli K-12, an uncharacterized radical SAM protein.) yields the protein MSGFKYTSTNKRYHTWDYYLKSVFGEKVAKISLDGGFTCPNIDGSISRGGCIFCSERGSGDFALEVTGENLKEQFQSAKEKIRKKWPGINKYIAYFQAYTNTYADISILREKYEAVLSLEDVAGLSIATRADVLDEDILEYLGELNKRTFLWVELGLQSSNDKTAGMINRGHDFRTFINGVRELRKRNIRVCVHIINGLPGESYADMIKTAEDISNLGINAVKIHMLYVLKNTPLFTLYENEKFKIMEREEYIKTVVDQIELLPEEIAVERVTGDGKAEDLAAPLWSMNKISILNDIDKEFVQRNTWQGIKNKKNPCKKEQT from the coding sequence ATGAGTGGATTTAAATATACTTCGACCAATAAGAGATACCATACATGGGATTATTATCTGAAAAGTGTATTTGGTGAAAAAGTGGCAAAAATCAGCCTTGACGGCGGCTTTACATGCCCTAATATAGACGGAAGCATAAGCAGGGGCGGATGTATTTTCTGTTCTGAAAGAGGAAGCGGTGACTTTGCTTTAGAGGTAACTGGAGAAAATCTAAAGGAACAGTTTCAGTCTGCCAAAGAGAAGATCAGGAAAAAATGGCCTGGTATAAATAAATATATTGCTTATTTTCAGGCTTATACAAATACATATGCAGATATAAGCATACTAAGGGAAAAGTATGAAGCGGTATTGTCGCTGGAAGATGTAGCAGGGCTGAGTATAGCAACAAGGGCAGATGTATTGGACGAAGATATTCTGGAATATCTCGGGGAGCTTAATAAAAGAACATTTTTATGGGTAGAACTGGGACTTCAGAGTTCTAATGACAAAACTGCCGGAATGATAAACAGAGGGCATGATTTCAGAACTTTTATAAATGGTGTAAGAGAGCTGAGGAAGAGAAATATAAGGGTATGTGTACATATAATAAACGGGCTTCCCGGTGAATCATATGCCGACATGATAAAAACTGCGGAAGATATTTCAAATCTGGGTATCAATGCAGTGAAAATACATATGCTTTATGTTCTGAAAAATACACCGTTATTTACCCTTTACGAAAATGAAAAATTCAAAATTATGGAAAGGGAAGAATATATAAAAACAGTTGTGGATCAAATAGAACTTCTTCCGGAAGAAATAGCAGTGGAAAGGGTAACAGGAGACGGAAAAGCTGAAGATCTCGCCGCGCCTCTATGGAGTATGAATAAAATAAGCATTTTGAATGATATAGATAAAGAATTCGTCCAAAGAAACACATGGCAGGGTATTAAAAATAAAAAAAATCCTTGTAAAAAAGAGCAGACCTGA
- a CDS encoding fumarylacetoacetate hydrolase family protein, which translates to MKFITFLENAEEKIGIISKDSEKVIDINKVLGCDFYDMTEFIWNSEEHMEKLIDIYEKNERNHYNIENIVIISPIPRPATDILCVGLNYSDHIKESQSVQDPEKKIEVPVFFTKRVLKAIGNGEIIMKHEGITEEIDYEAELGVVMGKEGVNVTEEDADEYIFGYTIVNDISARDLQRKHNQWFKGKGLDSHTSIGPCIVYKTYIENPENLNISSRINGETRQNSNTKNLIFSIQYLIEELSKGMTLIPGDIIATGTPAGVGMGFKPPKYLKSGDTVECEIEKIGILKNIME; encoded by the coding sequence ATGAAATTTATTACATTTCTGGAAAATGCAGAAGAAAAAATCGGAATAATTTCAAAAGACAGTGAAAAAGTGATAGATATAAACAAAGTTCTGGGTTGTGATTTTTATGATATGACAGAATTCATCTGGAACAGTGAAGAACATATGGAAAAGCTCATAGATATATATGAAAAAAATGAAAGAAATCATTATAATATCGAAAATATAGTGATAATTTCGCCGATTCCAAGACCGGCAACAGATATATTATGTGTAGGCCTGAATTATTCTGACCATATAAAAGAGTCGCAGAGTGTACAAGATCCTGAAAAAAAGATAGAAGTACCGGTATTTTTTACTAAAAGAGTATTAAAAGCAATAGGAAACGGGGAAATTATCATGAAACACGAAGGAATAACAGAAGAAATAGACTATGAAGCCGAACTCGGGGTAGTTATGGGAAAAGAAGGGGTTAACGTAACAGAAGAAGATGCTGATGAGTATATATTCGGTTATACCATAGTAAATGATATTTCTGCAAGAGACCTGCAAAGAAAACATAATCAGTGGTTTAAGGGAAAAGGTCTTGATTCTCACACATCTATAGGACCGTGTATTGTTTATAAAACATATATTGAAAATCCTGAAAATCTGAATATTTCGTCAAGAATAAACGGAGAAACAAGACAAAATTCAAATACAAAAAACCTTATTTTCAGTATCCAATATCTGATAGAGGAGCTTTCAAAGGGAATGACGCTTATACCGGGAGATATAATAGCAACAGGGACTCCGGCAGGAGTAGGTATGGGATTTAAGCCGCCTAAGTACTTAAAAAGCGGTGATACAGTAGAATGTGAAATAGAAAAAATAGGAATTTTGAAAAATATAATGGAATAA
- a CDS encoding DUF554 family protein, with the protein MGVIVNLLAIVAGSLIGTFVGHKFKKDLNELIMNCVGLFIIILGIKSTIGAGNDIRVLVFLIIGSIIGNIINIDKNITKFSKFLERKFVKDRESTFGKGLVISTILYCVGAMAIIGSIKSGLSKDNSILYIKSILDGVSAIIFSSIYGIGVMFSGFAVLIYQGLFYIFAAQLKGILTETAVREIDYLGGIMILGIGVNILFKKEIKIANMLPAIFIPMVFPLICSLFSKIFNF; encoded by the coding sequence ATAGGTGTTATTGTCAATCTTCTGGCTATAGTCGCCGGAAGTCTTATAGGAACTTTTGTAGGGCATAAATTTAAAAAGGATCTGAACGAACTGATAATGAATTGTGTTGGTTTATTTATTATTATTCTCGGGATAAAATCTACCATAGGAGCCGGAAATGACATAAGAGTGCTTGTCTTCCTCATTATAGGCTCAATTATAGGAAACATAATTAATATAGATAAAAATATTACAAAATTCAGCAAATTTCTTGAAAGAAAATTTGTAAAAGACCGTGAAAGTACTTTTGGAAAAGGACTTGTTATCAGTACCATCCTATACTGCGTGGGTGCCATGGCTATAATTGGTTCCATTAAGAGCGGACTATCCAAGGATAATAGTATCCTGTATATAAAATCTATTTTAGATGGTGTCAGTGCTATAATTTTCTCCTCTATTTACGGCATAGGTGTAATGTTTTCAGGATTTGCAGTTCTTATTTATCAGGGATTATTTTATATTTTTGCTGCCCAGCTAAAAGGAATTCTCACTGAAACTGCTGTCAGAGAGATTGATTATCTCGGCGGAATTATGATACTTGGCATTGGAGTTAATATTTTATTTAAAAAAGAGATAAAAATAGCAAATATGCTTCCGGCAATTTTTATACCAATGGTTTTTCCATTAATATGCAGCTTGTTTTCAAAAATTTTTAATTTCTAA
- a CDS encoding zinc ribbon domain-containing protein translates to MVKKYNRKGDDMICKICQCCGIPIIGGRQYGTNLDKTRNFEYCSLCYTDGRLLRNVLLSKKAKNIGI, encoded by the coding sequence ATGGTAAAAAAATATAACAGAAAGGGTGATGATATGATCTGTAAGATTTGTCAGTGTTGCGGAATACCCATAATAGGTGGTAGACAGTATGGTACGAACCTAGATAAAACAAGAAACTTTGAATATTGTTCACTTTGTTATACAGATGGAAGGCTTCTTAGGAATGTCCTTTTATCTAAAAAAGCCAAAAACATAGGTATCTAA
- a CDS encoding zinc ribbon domain-containing protein: MIEKICQSCAMSLNEEKYFGTNTDGSKNEDYCVFCFSEGEFTYEITMNEMVEKGMDFLKRFGGLDSKNTDGIKEILNVMYSGLKRWSK, from the coding sequence ATGATAGAAAAAATATGTCAAAGCTGTGCAATGTCACTGAATGAGGAAAAATATTTCGGAACAAATACTGACGGCAGCAAAAATGAAGATTACTGTGTCTTTTGTTTTAGCGAGGGTGAATTTACCTATGAAATTACCATGAATGAAATGGTGGAAAAGGGAATGGACTTTCTGAAAAGATTCGGCGGTCTGGACAGTAAAAATACCGATGGTATAAAAGAGATATTAAATGTAATGTATTCAGGACTAAAACGCTGGTCAAAATAA
- a CDS encoding Gfo/Idh/MocA family protein, whose translation MVRFGIVGTNWITEKLINAGGMLENFKLNAVYSRTEEKAAEFAAKYKVENIFTDLKEMAESGTIDAVYIASPNSLHYEQSKLFLTHKIAVLCEKPLASNAFEVNDLIKTSKEYETLVMEAMKLTFVPNYEALYKNLHKIGKVRRYIGSYCQYSSRYDKYKNGEYTNTFDPKFSNGALMDIGVYPLYAIVAMFGRPNNVIASGLKLTSGVDGEGTLILEYDDMQANVIFSKITDSFNPSEIQGENGSIMINHISEMRGAKIIYRNGTEEILTEYQEENTMVYELEHFIETYEAGKSESPVNSYELTKIMGEIMDTARKQMGVVYPADSKYDNE comes from the coding sequence ATGGTAAGATTTGGTATAGTAGGTACAAACTGGATAACTGAAAAACTGATAAATGCCGGCGGAATGCTTGAGAATTTTAAGCTGAATGCAGTTTATTCAAGAACTGAGGAAAAGGCGGCAGAATTCGCAGCAAAATACAAGGTAGAGAATATTTTTACAGATCTGAAAGAGATGGCTGAGAGTGGAACAATAGATGCTGTCTATATAGCTTCTCCGAATTCGCTTCATTACGAGCAGTCAAAACTTTTTCTTACACATAAAATAGCAGTATTATGTGAGAAACCTCTTGCTTCAAATGCTTTTGAAGTAAATGATCTGATAAAAACATCAAAAGAGTACGAAACTTTGGTGATGGAAGCCATGAAACTAACATTTGTTCCTAATTATGAAGCATTATATAAAAATCTTCATAAAATAGGAAAGGTAAGAAGATATATCGGTTCATACTGTCAGTATTCCTCAAGATATGATAAATATAAAAACGGGGAATATACAAATACGTTTGATCCGAAATTTTCTAACGGAGCATTAATGGATATAGGGGTTTATCCTCTCTATGCCATAGTAGCAATGTTCGGAAGACCGAATAACGTAATCGCAAGCGGGTTGAAGCTTACAAGCGGAGTTGACGGTGAAGGTACACTTATTCTGGAATATGATGATATGCAGGCAAATGTTATTTTTTCAAAGATAACTGATTCGTTTAATCCCAGTGAGATTCAGGGAGAAAACGGTTCTATAATGATAAATCATATTTCTGAAATGAGAGGAGCAAAAATCATTTACAGAAATGGTACTGAGGAAATACTTACGGAATATCAGGAAGAAAATACAATGGTATACGAACTGGAACATTTTATAGAAACATATGAGGCAGGAAAATCAGAATCACCTGTAAACAGCTATGAGCTTACTAAAATAATGGGTGAAATAATGGATACAGCAAGAAAACAGATGGGTGTAGTTTATCCCGCTGACAGTAAATATGACAATGAATAG
- a CDS encoding ABC transporter permease, which produces MNFLESLKMAFANLLSYKMRSFLTMLGIIIGISAVILMSAIGAGAQEKIVGDLNKLGIGNFDVSIDTSIDNIKNRNRLQQKQVDMIKNISGVEAVAPTGTARQRVEMASGFRNFAIITGVIPASFNIENTQLLKGRYFNAEEYRKTGYFAIVDDVTVARIFGDESPLGKKITVRIRDLGNKDYVVVGVSKNPVASLSGIFGGNSPSFIQIPYQNYQYISKLDEKYYSGIKVKVSDPNELSQIMDVTTNVLNKEAQIDGLYQAVNSNTGLEQFNSILSMLSIFVSFVASVSLFVGGIGVMNIMLVSVTERIREIGLRKAIGAKNKDILLQFLIESIILTVSGGVIGILLGSISALLISNALGLVLIIKVSILLISIIVSTLIGVVFGVYPASKASKLNPIDALRVD; this is translated from the coding sequence ATGAATTTTTTAGAATCATTAAAAATGGCCTTTGCCAATCTCCTAAGCTATAAAATGAGATCATTCCTGACCATGCTGGGAATAATAATCGGGATAAGTGCGGTAATATTAATGTCGGCAATAGGGGCCGGAGCACAGGAAAAAATAGTCGGGGATTTAAACAAACTTGGAATAGGAAACTTTGATGTATCAATAGACACTTCAATAGATAATATAAAAAACAGAAACAGACTGCAGCAGAAACAAGTGGATATGATAAAAAATATAAGCGGCGTGGAAGCTGTAGCACCGACAGGAACAGCAAGACAAAGAGTAGAAATGGCATCGGGATTTAGAAATTTTGCCATAATAACAGGTGTAATTCCGGCGTCTTTTAATATAGAAAATACACAGCTTCTGAAAGGGAGATACTTTAACGCAGAGGAGTACAGAAAAACAGGATATTTTGCCATAGTGGATGATGTGACCGTAGCAAGAATATTCGGAGATGAATCACCTCTGGGGAAAAAAATAACTGTAAGGATAAGAGATCTGGGAAATAAAGATTATGTGGTAGTGGGAGTTTCCAAGAACCCTGTGGCCAGTCTGTCCGGTATCTTCGGAGGAAACAGCCCGAGTTTTATACAGATACCTTATCAGAATTATCAATATATCAGTAAACTTGACGAGAAATATTATTCGGGAATAAAAGTAAAAGTATCAGACCCGAATGAGCTAAGCCAGATAATGGATGTTACAACAAATGTTTTAAATAAAGAAGCACAGATAGACGGACTTTATCAGGCTGTAAACTCTAATACAGGACTGGAACAGTTTAACAGTATACTTAGTATGCTTTCTATATTCGTGAGTTTCGTAGCCTCAGTTTCTCTTTTCGTAGGAGGAATAGGGGTAATGAATATCATGCTTGTAAGTGTTACGGAAAGAATAAGGGAAATAGGACTTAGAAAAGCAATAGGGGCAAAGAATAAAGATATACTGCTTCAGTTTTTGATAGAGTCGATAATTCTTACTGTTTCAGGGGGAGTAATCGGGATACTTCTGGGAAGTATTTCTGCATTATTAATATCTAATGCACTTGGACTGGTTCTTATTATAAAAGTAAGCATACTTTTGATTTCGATTATTGTTTCCACACTAATCGGAGTGGTTTTCGGAGTATACCCGGCATCAAAGGCGTCGAAATTAAATCCTATAGATGCATTGAGAGTGGATTAA
- a CDS encoding ABC transporter ATP-binding protein, translating to MIVVEDLRKVYENGPLSLEVLKGINLKVEAEEYVALMGPSGSGKSTFMNILGCLDQLTGGKYYLDGIDISTMTQDELSTIRNQKLGFIFQSFNLLPKLSSLENVILPAMYANMPKKERYERGVEALTAVGLGDRVHHKPNELSGGQRQRVAIARSIINSPKILLADEPTGNLDTRSGEEVLGIFRDLNDKGTTIVMVTHEEDVAEHCKRIIRLRDGIIELDEEVKNRR from the coding sequence ATGATAGTTGTTGAAGATCTGAGAAAAGTATATGAGAATGGTCCGCTTTCTCTGGAAGTTTTGAAAGGGATAAATCTAAAAGTGGAAGCTGAGGAATATGTTGCCCTGATGGGACCAAGCGGAAGCGGAAAATCTACTTTTATGAATATTCTGGGATGTCTGGATCAGCTTACAGGAGGTAAATATTACCTTGACGGAATAGATATTTCCACGATGACACAGGACGAACTTTCTACAATAAGAAATCAAAAGCTGGGATTTATATTTCAGTCATTTAATCTGCTGCCTAAATTATCATCACTGGAAAATGTAATACTGCCGGCAATGTATGCCAATATGCCGAAAAAAGAAAGATATGAAAGAGGCGTGGAAGCATTGACTGCAGTGGGACTCGGAGACAGAGTACATCATAAGCCGAATGAGCTGTCAGGCGGTCAGAGACAAAGGGTGGCAATTGCAAGGTCTATCATCAATTCTCCAAAAATACTGCTCGCAGATGAGCCTACAGGAAACCTTGATACACGTTCAGGAGAAGAAGTTCTCGGTATATTCAGGGATCTTAATGATAAAGGAACAACAATTGTAATGGTTACACACGAAGAGGATGTAGCAGAACACTGTAAGAGAATAATCAGGCTCAGGGACGGAATTATAGAACTGGATGAAGAGGTGAAAAACAGAAGATGA
- a CDS encoding efflux RND transporter periplasmic adaptor subunit, protein MKKKIIIAVLLIVVLLLGFLFFKSSSKKDKNEVAYEVVTAEKGNLQLFVEETGQVKSNNEISVYTSKKLMVAKRYFELGDTVKKGDIILTFDPTDKNSALRSIQEKKISLEQKQRDRVNTGELLKVGGAPRVDLQDIDYDIRTLRLEIANLEEDYQKYDDRIISPVDGVITEMIADDNYRVNTDSPLFKITNIRDLSIKVDLTDYDAKNVKVGQKALITADALTEGETITGRVVDIASTATKDTSYNESRVEIEIRLDNPGLLKPGNVVDAKVLYLDEQNVIKLPYTSVLNENNKYFVYIVDKDNKVMRKEVTVGETDNNFYHIKSGINVGDRVVKEADLNLKDGEKIKIADTKAGAGNGKKGNKKGNQRTPGAPRGPM, encoded by the coding sequence TTGAAAAAGAAAATAATAATAGCAGTTTTATTAATAGTAGTGTTACTTTTGGGATTTTTATTCTTCAAATCGTCTTCAAAAAAGGATAAAAATGAAGTTGCATATGAAGTAGTAACAGCAGAAAAAGGAAATTTACAGCTTTTTGTGGAAGAAACAGGACAGGTAAAGTCAAATAATGAAATATCAGTATATACATCAAAAAAATTAATGGTTGCCAAAAGATACTTTGAACTGGGCGATACAGTAAAAAAAGGCGATATAATACTTACATTTGATCCTACGGATAAAAATTCAGCACTTAGATCAATTCAGGAAAAAAAGATTTCTCTGGAACAAAAACAGAGAGACCGTGTGAATACAGGAGAATTACTGAAAGTAGGCGGTGCTCCAAGAGTGGATCTTCAGGATATAGACTATGATATAAGAACATTAAGACTGGAAATAGCTAACTTGGAAGAAGATTACCAAAAATATGACGATAGAATAATCAGTCCAGTAGATGGCGTAATCACTGAAATGATAGCTGATGATAACTACAGGGTTAATACAGACAGCCCTTTGTTTAAAATCACTAATATAAGAGACCTTTCCATAAAAGTAGACCTTACGGATTATGATGCCAAGAATGTAAAAGTAGGGCAAAAGGCACTTATAACAGCAGATGCTCTTACAGAAGGAGAGACAATTACCGGAAGAGTAGTAGATATAGCAAGTACAGCAACTAAAGATACTTCATATAACGAAAGCCGTGTAGAAATAGAAATAAGACTGGATAATCCGGGACTTTTGAAGCCGGGAAATGTGGTAGATGCAAAGGTTTTGTATCTTGATGAACAGAATGTAATAAAGCTTCCATATACATCTGTATTAAACGAAAATAATAAATATTTTGTATATATAGTGGATAAGGATAATAAAGTAATGAGAAAAGAAGTAACCGTAGGGGAAACAGACAATAATTTTTACCATATAAAAAGCGGTATAAATGTAGGAGACAGAGTAGTAAAAGAAGCTGATCTGAATCTTAAAGACGGTGAAAAAATAAAAATTGCCGACACTAAGGCAGGTGCCGGTAACGGTAAAAAAGGAAATAAAAAAGGAAACCAAAGAACACCAGGAGCCCCAAGAGGGCCTATGTAA
- a CDS encoding TolC family protein: MKNTKIKLLFLILISVNLYSIDLDNAITQLENQSYTTEKNKLNIDSYEINRALIDKGEWNGVTLNVDNKYYDTVGKSHYGLSTQAEYGIFNYRFDYDTLDSKVIENRIGVSKDLKELYYSQYDSQRIINDLSLEAQKVTNQQTLDTQVVNLIDLYKNYKNKEKEIEVEEKTLEVKKRDYNIIKRKFELGTASEFDHISSRAEYEKAILNLDNMRRELLVFTENFKVYNVILDGKFDDIKKRDLEKDEFYNIGVTDLKSVKLNEKVNVEKLRREKYETSMPELNAEMSYSFENEEFILGLGVKKTLFNYKGDYEQIKNDLKKNQVDYLDTKANVENRIKENMIQYTTLQTNELISQKDFEVKQKDYEVYNKKYELGMSTYSDYLDRLNALDLAAREYEKAKNELASFTYKIKYMN; the protein is encoded by the coding sequence GTGAAAAATACAAAAATAAAACTTTTGTTTTTAATTTTAATTAGTGTGAACCTGTATTCAATAGACTTAGATAATGCTATAACACAGCTGGAAAATCAATCATATACTACAGAAAAGAACAAACTGAATATTGATTCTTATGAGATAAACAGAGCACTTATAGATAAAGGCGAATGGAACGGAGTCACTTTAAATGTAGATAATAAGTATTATGATACAGTGGGGAAAAGTCATTACGGGTTATCAACACAGGCTGAATACGGGATTTTTAATTACAGATTTGATTATGATACTCTTGACAGTAAGGTTATAGAAAACAGAATAGGAGTCTCTAAAGATTTGAAAGAACTTTATTACAGCCAGTACGACTCACAGCGTATCATTAACGATTTATCACTGGAAGCTCAGAAGGTTACAAATCAGCAGACACTGGATACACAGGTGGTTAATCTTATTGATTTGTATAAAAATTACAAGAATAAAGAAAAAGAAATAGAAGTAGAGGAAAAAACTCTTGAAGTAAAGAAAAGAGACTATAACATAATAAAAAGAAAATTTGAACTGGGAACAGCTTCTGAATTTGACCATATTTCCTCAAGGGCAGAATACGAAAAAGCCATACTTAATCTGGATAATATGAGGAGAGAGCTTTTGGTTTTTACGGAAAATTTTAAGGTATACAATGTTATTCTTGACGGAAAATTTGATGACATAAAAAAAAGAGACTTAGAAAAAGACGAGTTTTATAATATAGGAGTGACTGACTTAAAAAGTGTAAAGCTGAATGAAAAGGTAAATGTAGAAAAACTGAGAAGAGAAAAATATGAAACCAGTATGCCTGAATTAAACGCAGAAATGTCTTATTCATTTGAAAATGAAGAATTCATACTGGGATTAGGAGTAAAAAAGACACTCTTTAATTATAAGGGAGACTATGAGCAGATAAAGAACGATCTGAAGAAAAATCAGGTGGATTATCTGGATACAAAGGCAAATGTAGAGAACAGAATCAAAGAAAATATGATTCAGTATACGACTCTTCAGACCAATGAACTTATAAGCCAGAAGGATTTTGAAGTAAAACAGAAAGATTATGAGGTTTATAATAAAAAATACGAACTGGGGATGTCTACTTACAGTGATTATCTGGATCGTCTGAATGCACTTGATCTGGCTGCAAGGGAATATGAAAAAGCAAAGAATGAACTTGCAAGTTTTACTTATAAAATAAAATATATGAATTAG